One Nonomuraea angiospora DNA segment encodes these proteins:
- a CDS encoding CHAT domain-containing protein codes for MGASEERVLGWLFETETVEEAERLLIAAQDYDVDALRATLESAAERYESDGLPAHAALARFFAEFAESRREKVGYGRLPEPEPEPELDLDEAATTALYTAAHERDGVLAAYLHLRGSGVFPEVLARHRREFFPDWIPQYTQVRIALAFLADDEDDRADARVTWIADCRARGAYGHAERHLERLVALHSSPEGYGRLSRALEDLGDLLLGRSDVEGAVDAYRRAIAVPVWMLEESIRPARISLQLATVLRGLGRYQEAMEVLASTGFHPSRVGMASDLSGVLGLAARMHLMYGLLQEDTGDYDAGLESYANARRLAEAANDDQLYHRAWSFMAGSHLKAGRVRLAVQENRRVLDWTREHPGAEPSALNNLAMALYDAGNGAEAEWCYRRVVELLGEEEPSFSLALAWFGLGHVAEDSATAADRFLRGLEIAREAGNRRDALIQILTRPAVLEHHRDRFAELVGEAMELAEAGKDAMLARFAVRARADLLVADGDVAGAVAAIKEQLARPADSAVERVHMILLLAGVLVDADGSPPARQEAFDLLWTARAPEPAAPTEAPGPQDGPASWDDSDELDGALVALLCDDLPPGRLPDSRDAHELAFDLHEAIKSRRILRGLAGMPLPVPAGVPVELAEREAALLEERRALAARPRGQGQPVDEWTKRGRQGRVDDLLSEVWAQMERHAPGYALLRRAEPITLARLREQLAGDLDTALVSFHAGSAVTVAFVYTPRTGRLAVTRVPVGAGTLARAAAALDRAFNGAPHDFPPLAPLPARRPWKRDLGFLAETAGELLGFLPEVAGSEHLCLSPDGPLHGLPLHALPLSDGTCLGQRHAVTYVPTASALGYLVARRTAAPRPQSIFCAGVAAREDPDPAALERDGDLLRAAGWAVEELSGTNAVRQAVLDALRTRRMAHLTCHGHFDAVNPLDSGLLLADGGERPSREPAALSMPQRLRHLLTVGDLAGAGIDMGLITLRACSTGRYDPTEQAANLAQSLLYAGAGAVIAALWNVDRTSSGRFLESFYRRLAQRPDEPLWRGFWHTQREMIERPLDPWEAHPYHWGALALIGDWR; via the coding sequence GTGGGTGCGAGCGAGGAGCGGGTCCTCGGATGGCTCTTTGAGACGGAGACGGTGGAGGAGGCGGAGCGGCTCCTGATCGCCGCCCAGGACTACGACGTGGACGCGCTGCGCGCCACCCTCGAGTCCGCCGCGGAACGGTACGAGTCCGACGGCCTTCCGGCGCACGCCGCGCTGGCCAGGTTCTTCGCCGAGTTCGCCGAGTCCAGGCGCGAGAAGGTCGGCTACGGCCGGCTTCCCGAACCCGAACCGGAACCGGAGCTCGACCTGGACGAGGCCGCCACGACGGCGCTCTACACCGCAGCGCACGAGCGGGACGGCGTGCTCGCCGCCTACCTTCACCTGCGCGGCAGCGGGGTCTTTCCTGAGGTGCTGGCCCGGCACCGGCGTGAGTTCTTCCCCGACTGGATCCCGCAGTACACGCAGGTCCGGATCGCGCTCGCCTTCCTGGCGGACGACGAGGACGACCGCGCCGACGCGCGCGTGACGTGGATCGCCGACTGCCGCGCGCGCGGTGCGTACGGCCACGCCGAGCGGCATCTGGAGCGGCTGGTGGCGCTCCACAGCAGCCCGGAGGGGTACGGCAGGCTGAGCCGTGCCCTCGAAGACCTGGGCGACCTGCTGCTCGGCCGGAGCGACGTGGAAGGGGCGGTCGACGCCTACCGGCGGGCGATCGCCGTACCGGTGTGGATGCTGGAGGAGTCGATCAGGCCCGCGCGGATCTCGTTGCAGCTGGCCACCGTCCTGCGCGGCCTGGGCAGGTATCAGGAAGCCATGGAGGTGCTGGCCTCGACCGGCTTCCACCCGTCCAGGGTCGGCATGGCGTCCGATCTGTCCGGAGTGCTGGGTCTGGCGGCACGCATGCACCTCATGTACGGCCTGCTCCAGGAGGACACGGGAGACTACGACGCCGGCCTGGAGAGCTACGCGAACGCGCGCCGGCTCGCCGAGGCGGCCAACGACGACCAGCTGTACCATCGCGCCTGGTCGTTCATGGCCGGCTCGCACTTGAAGGCGGGGAGGGTGCGCCTGGCAGTCCAGGAGAACCGCCGGGTGCTGGACTGGACGCGCGAGCATCCTGGCGCCGAGCCGTCCGCGCTCAACAACCTGGCCATGGCCCTGTACGACGCCGGCAACGGCGCGGAGGCCGAGTGGTGCTACCGCCGCGTCGTGGAACTGCTGGGCGAGGAGGAGCCGAGCTTCAGCCTGGCGCTGGCCTGGTTCGGCCTCGGGCACGTCGCCGAGGACTCCGCCACGGCGGCCGATCGCTTCCTGCGCGGGCTGGAGATCGCGCGGGAGGCGGGCAACCGCCGTGACGCCCTGATCCAGATCCTCACGCGCCCTGCCGTCCTGGAGCACCACCGTGACCGCTTCGCCGAACTGGTCGGCGAGGCGATGGAACTGGCGGAGGCGGGCAAGGACGCGATGCTGGCACGGTTCGCCGTGCGCGCCAGGGCCGACCTGCTCGTGGCGGACGGCGACGTGGCCGGCGCCGTCGCGGCGATCAAGGAACAGCTCGCCCGCCCGGCGGACAGCGCGGTGGAGCGGGTCCACATGATCCTGCTCCTCGCGGGCGTCCTCGTCGACGCCGACGGCTCGCCGCCGGCCCGGCAGGAGGCCTTCGACCTGCTGTGGACGGCCCGCGCCCCGGAACCGGCGGCTCCCACGGAGGCGCCGGGGCCGCAGGACGGGCCGGCGTCGTGGGACGACTCCGACGAACTCGACGGCGCGCTGGTGGCGCTGCTCTGCGACGACCTGCCGCCCGGGCGGCTGCCCGACTCGCGCGACGCTCACGAGCTCGCCTTCGACCTGCACGAGGCGATCAAGTCCCGCCGGATTCTGCGCGGGCTGGCCGGAATGCCGCTGCCTGTCCCGGCCGGGGTTCCGGTCGAGCTGGCCGAGCGGGAGGCCGCCCTGCTGGAAGAGCGGCGCGCCCTGGCCGCCCGGCCACGCGGCCAGGGTCAGCCCGTCGATGAATGGACCAAGCGTGGCCGGCAAGGTCGCGTCGACGATCTGCTGTCCGAGGTCTGGGCCCAGATGGAACGGCATGCCCCCGGCTACGCGCTGCTCCGCCGGGCAGAACCGATCACGCTGGCGCGCCTGCGCGAGCAACTGGCCGGCGACCTCGACACCGCGCTGGTCTCCTTCCACGCGGGCTCGGCCGTGACCGTCGCCTTCGTGTACACGCCGCGTACGGGACGGCTGGCCGTGACCCGCGTCCCGGTCGGCGCGGGGACGCTCGCCCGTGCCGCCGCCGCGCTCGACCGCGCCTTCAACGGCGCGCCGCACGACTTCCCGCCGCTCGCTCCGCTGCCCGCGCGGCGCCCGTGGAAGCGTGACCTGGGCTTCCTCGCCGAGACGGCGGGCGAGCTGCTGGGTTTCCTTCCCGAGGTCGCCGGCAGCGAGCATCTCTGCCTCTCGCCCGACGGCCCGCTCCACGGCCTGCCGCTGCATGCCCTGCCTCTCTCTGACGGCACCTGCCTGGGGCAGCGGCACGCGGTGACGTACGTGCCGACGGCGAGCGCGCTCGGCTACCTCGTCGCCAGGCGTACGGCGGCGCCCCGGCCGCAGTCGATCTTCTGCGCGGGCGTGGCCGCGCGGGAGGACCCCGACCCGGCGGCGCTGGAGCGCGACGGCGACCTGCTGCGCGCGGCCGGCTGGGCGGTCGAGGAGCTGAGCGGCACGAACGCCGTCCGGCAGGCCGTCCTCGACGCGCTTCGCACCCGGCGCATGGCTCATCTGACCTGCCACGGCCACTTCGACGCCGTCAACCCTCTGGACTCCGGGCTGCTGCTCGCCGACGGCGGGGAGCGGCCCAGCCGCGAGCCTGCCGCACTCTCCATGCCCCAGCGGCTCCGTCACCTGCTGACGGTGGGCGACCTCGCCGGAGCCGGGATCGACATGGGGCTCATCACCCTGCGCGCCTGCTCCACCGGCCGCTACGACCCGACCGAGCAAGCGGCCAACCTCGCGCAGTCGCTGCTCTACGCCGGAGCGGGAGCCGTCATCGCGGCCCTGTGGAACGTCGACAGGACCAGCTCGGGACGCTTCCTGGAGTCGTTCTACCGCAGGCTGGCGCAGCGGCCGGACGAGCCGCTGTGGCGTGGCTTCTGGCACACGCAGCGTGAGATGATCGAACGCCCGCTCGACCCCTGGGAAGCCCATCCCTACCACTGGGGGGCGCTCGCCCTGATCGGCGACTGGAGATGA
- a CDS encoding SCO7613 C-terminal domain-containing membrane protein: MDRALAGLRDQQARLQARRRELLGILRADAAGQGAASAGAAAGPGGVGAGAPGREVSPGAAKNVLLILGGLLLTVAAVVFTVVSWGQMSMAGRAAVLAAFTALVMLAPVLLIRRRLTATAETVAGLAVVLLLLDGYAARRVGFLGLDALDGLHYTAGVFGLTALILVAYARGTRLRGPAPVAVVLAQPVLPLLTGDLPETWLVAMLVATAALDVPVVCYGRGAVRVTAAVAGSGVATLALLVGAVDALGSPSVGQALVRSAPLVALALLGGFVTWLLARPGKAQGETWAAVVTVGTALTLIAVPAALAQPVLDEGPGTDWRPLAYLVPAVAVVLAAGRLPWRRVRSAGMATGGVVALLATLVVLPRLVATLVAPLAWLDVLWTGTWHGRQWPPFEMARPADVVVLGALAAGASLLAVAVRGTGGRLTPRKGAVSSGGPVSPAPMKGTVSSKAPMSPEPTKGAASSGAPVSPAPVSPAPVSGALGSRGPAVGALVSRVLVVGALVAGVLMVAVVPQAFAMPYPAALAVQVVLAVALALAATLGRAPWWAVACALVAGPASVRAAAYAFGSEPATLTALPILAAAAAAMALVARVKELRIWGLGFAALFLGLEAVAVGFSLGLRVLVAASAGFAVAGVLVLLRSLWAGGASGLRYAGTTLLLLASWLRLGADEVTVVEAYTVPCSLVLLGSGWLRRRRAPVSSWAAYGTGLSFTMLPSLVVVYSDTEWRRSLALGVLALAVLFAGARSRLQAPTMVGGLVLAGVVVRELAPYVSEMLLAVPRWVPIAVGGVLLVVVGATYEARMRDLRRVRDVLKAMG; encoded by the coding sequence GTGGACCGGGCTCTCGCCGGGCTGAGGGATCAGCAGGCCAGGTTGCAGGCCCGCCGTAGGGAACTGCTCGGCATCCTGCGCGCCGACGCGGCGGGTCAGGGGGCCGCAAGCGCGGGGGCGGCGGCCGGGCCTGGAGGCGTGGGGGCTGGGGCTCCGGGGCGGGAGGTCTCTCCGGGGGCTGCGAAGAATGTCCTGCTCATCCTCGGTGGGCTGCTGCTGACGGTGGCGGCGGTGGTGTTCACCGTGGTGAGCTGGGGGCAGATGAGCATGGCCGGGCGCGCGGCCGTGCTGGCCGCGTTCACCGCGCTGGTCATGCTGGCGCCGGTCTTGCTGATCCGGCGCAGGCTCACCGCCACGGCCGAGACCGTGGCCGGGCTCGCGGTCGTGCTGCTGCTGCTCGACGGGTACGCGGCCAGGCGCGTGGGCTTCCTCGGGCTCGACGCGCTCGACGGGCTGCACTACACGGCGGGGGTGTTCGGGCTCACCGCGCTCATCCTGGTGGCCTATGCCCGGGGCACCCGGCTTCGCGGGCCCGCTCCGGTCGCCGTGGTGCTGGCGCAGCCGGTGCTGCCGCTGCTGACCGGCGACCTGCCGGAGACCTGGCTGGTGGCCATGCTGGTGGCCACGGCGGCCTTGGACGTCCCTGTTGTCTGCTACGGCCGGGGAGCGGTGCGGGTGACGGCCGCCGTGGCAGGCAGCGGGGTCGCGACGCTCGCGCTGCTGGTCGGCGCGGTGGACGCGCTGGGTTCCCCTTCCGTCGGTCAGGCCCTGGTCAGGTCGGCGCCGCTGGTCGCGCTGGCGCTGCTCGGCGGGTTCGTGACGTGGTTGCTGGCCAGGCCGGGCAAGGCTCAGGGGGAGACCTGGGCGGCCGTGGTCACCGTCGGAACCGCGCTCACGCTGATCGCCGTGCCGGCCGCGCTGGCGCAGCCGGTGCTGGACGAGGGTCCGGGGACGGACTGGCGTCCTCTGGCGTATCTCGTTCCCGCAGTCGCGGTGGTGCTCGCCGCCGGCCGGCTGCCCTGGCGGCGGGTACGGTCGGCGGGCATGGCCACCGGTGGGGTGGTGGCGCTGCTGGCCACGCTGGTGGTGCTGCCTCGGCTCGTGGCCACGCTGGTGGCGCCGCTCGCCTGGCTGGACGTGCTCTGGACGGGCACCTGGCACGGGCGGCAGTGGCCGCCGTTCGAGATGGCGAGGCCGGCGGACGTGGTGGTGCTGGGGGCGTTGGCGGCCGGTGCCAGCCTCCTGGCGGTGGCCGTGCGCGGCACCGGTGGGCGGCTGACGCCGAGGAAGGGAGCGGTGTCGTCCGGGGGGCCGGTGTCTCCCGCGCCGATGAAGGGAACGGTGTCGTCCAAGGCGCCAATGTCCCCCGAGCCGACGAAGGGAGCGGCGTCGTCCGGGGCACCGGTGTCTCCTGCGCCGGTGTCCCCCGCGCCGGTGTCCGGGGCGCTGGGGTCCCGGGGGCCGGCGGTTGGGGCGCTCGTGTCGAGGGTGCTGGTGGTCGGGGCGCTGGTGGCCGGGGTGCTCATGGTCGCGGTCGTCCCCCAAGCCTTTGCGATGCCGTACCCGGCCGCGCTGGCGGTGCAGGTGGTGCTCGCCGTCGCGCTCGCGCTGGCCGCCACGCTGGGCCGGGCGCCCTGGTGGGCGGTGGCGTGCGCGCTCGTCGCCGGTCCGGCCTCGGTACGGGCGGCGGCGTACGCGTTCGGCAGCGAGCCGGCGACGCTGACCGCGCTGCCGATCCTGGCGGCGGCGGCCGCCGCCATGGCGCTGGTGGCCAGGGTGAAGGAGTTGCGGATCTGGGGATTGGGCTTCGCCGCGCTGTTCCTCGGGCTGGAGGCGGTGGCGGTGGGGTTCTCGCTGGGGCTGCGCGTCCTGGTGGCGGCGAGCGCGGGCTTCGCCGTGGCCGGAGTGCTGGTGCTGCTCAGGTCGCTGTGGGCAGGCGGCGCGAGCGGCCTCAGGTACGCCGGCACCACCCTGCTGTTGCTGGCCTCCTGGCTACGGCTGGGGGCGGACGAGGTCACCGTCGTCGAGGCGTACACGGTGCCGTGCTCGCTGGTCCTGCTGGGATCCGGCTGGTTGCGGCGGCGCCGCGCACCGGTCTCGTCCTGGGCGGCCTATGGCACGGGCCTGTCCTTCACGATGCTGCCCAGCCTGGTGGTCGTCTACTCGGACACGGAATGGCGGCGGTCGCTGGCGCTCGGCGTGCTGGCGCTGGCGGTGCTGTTCGCCGGAGCCCGGTCTCGGCTGCAGGCGCCCACGATGGTCGGAGGCCTCGTGCTCGCCGGGGTCGTGGTGCGGGAACTGGCCCCGTACGTGTCGGAGATGCTCCTCGCGGTGCCGCGCTGGGTGCCGATCGCCGTGGGCGGGGTGCTGCTCGTGGTGGTCGGGGCGACGTACGAGGCCCGCATGCGGGACCTGCGCCGGGTGCGTGACGTCCTGAAGGCGATGGGGTGA
- a CDS encoding SGNH/GDSL hydrolase family protein has translation MRWEGGRRGRHGAGRHDTGMARRFRGVAVVALLAVAWSVALETVPVAKVTRDARAGDTAAVAAPTTGPAAVTSVVGLGDSVPAGAACDCDTFVSLIRKTLASRQGVGVAVDNLATGGLTSQGLLDQMDGGPVTDAIVKADLVIITIGANDFDSDSLEDDDCGPRAGLACYKDDLARLRANVDGILGKVRALQTRPRSRIVVTGYWNVFLDGDSARAKGTAYVSNSDALTRVVNRTLAGAAAARGARYVDVYGPFKGDGSRDDTPLLAADGDHPNAAGHRVIADSILAALAAG, from the coding sequence GTGCGGTGGGAAGGCGGCAGGCGCGGGCGTCACGGAGCGGGCCGCCACGACACCGGCATGGCGCGGCGGTTCAGAGGGGTGGCGGTGGTCGCGCTCCTCGCCGTGGCCTGGAGCGTCGCGCTCGAGACCGTCCCGGTCGCGAAAGTGACGAGGGACGCGCGGGCCGGTGACACGGCTGCCGTCGCCGCCCCGACCACCGGGCCGGCGGCGGTGACCTCCGTCGTGGGGCTGGGCGACTCGGTGCCGGCGGGCGCCGCGTGCGACTGCGACACCTTCGTCTCGCTGATCAGGAAGACCCTGGCGAGCAGGCAGGGCGTCGGCGTCGCCGTCGACAACCTGGCCACCGGGGGGCTCACCTCGCAGGGGTTGCTGGACCAGATGGACGGCGGGCCGGTGACGGACGCCATCGTGAAAGCCGACCTGGTGATCATCACCATCGGCGCCAACGACTTCGACAGCGACTCGCTCGAGGACGACGACTGCGGTCCCCGCGCCGGCCTGGCCTGCTACAAGGATGACCTCGCGCGGCTGCGGGCCAACGTGGACGGCATCCTCGGCAAGGTTCGGGCGCTGCAGACCCGCCCGCGCAGCCGGATCGTCGTGACCGGCTACTGGAACGTGTTCCTGGACGGCGACAGCGCCCGGGCCAAGGGGACGGCGTACGTGTCGAACAGCGACGCCCTCACGCGCGTGGTGAACCGGACCCTCGCCGGTGCGGCCGCGGCGAGGGGCGCGCGTTACGTCGACGTCTACGGCCCGTTCAAGGGGGACGGCTCCCGCGACGACACCCCGCTGCTGGCCGCCGACGGCGACCACCCCAACGCCGCCGGACATCGGGTCATCGCCGACTCCATCCTGGCCGCCCTCGCCGCGGGCTGA
- a CDS encoding cellulose-binding domain-containing protein, with protein sequence MSGSLTLSARLWAVVACVAVAIGGIAAVTVPASADTGCKVDYTVNSWQGGFTAQVKVTNLGTALSGWRLRWTYAGDQRVTSAWNAQVEQNGRVVTAANVAWNGTLATGGSAEFGLQATWSAANPAPADFTLNDVACNGTTTPSQTPTVTPTVTPTVTPTVPPGCSGATVCSGFEDQVGSPSGDWQVVTPNCAGTGTAVIDTAIAHSGGKSLRVNGGGGYCNHLFVGTTRDVSHVGPVVYGRMWVRHTTALPATHVSMITMADAGDGNRDLRIGGQNGALQWNRESDDATLPEQSPAGVALSTALPVNRWVCLRYEIDTTKQSMRTYLDNQEVAGLRVDGTPTQDIDSQWLRRATAPRPATLRLGWESYGSDQDTLWYDDVALGSAPLSC encoded by the coding sequence ATGTCCGGTTCCCTCACGCTGTCTGCCCGGCTCTGGGCAGTCGTCGCCTGCGTCGCGGTGGCGATCGGCGGCATCGCCGCCGTGACCGTCCCCGCTTCCGCGGACACCGGGTGCAAAGTGGACTACACCGTGAACTCCTGGCAGGGCGGCTTCACCGCGCAGGTGAAGGTCACGAACCTGGGGACGGCGCTCAGCGGGTGGCGGCTGCGGTGGACGTACGCGGGGGACCAGCGGGTGACGAGCGCGTGGAACGCGCAGGTCGAGCAGAACGGCCGGGTCGTCACGGCGGCCAACGTGGCGTGGAACGGCACGCTGGCCACGGGCGGCAGCGCCGAGTTCGGCCTGCAGGCCACCTGGTCGGCGGCCAACCCCGCGCCTGCCGACTTCACGCTCAACGACGTCGCCTGCAACGGCACCACCACCCCGAGCCAGACCCCCACCGTCACGCCCACGGTCACCCCGACGGTCACACCCACGGTGCCACCCGGGTGCTCGGGGGCGACGGTCTGCTCCGGGTTCGAGGACCAGGTGGGCAGCCCGTCAGGGGACTGGCAGGTCGTCACCCCCAACTGCGCCGGCACCGGCACGGCCGTGATCGACACCGCGATCGCGCACAGCGGCGGCAAGTCCCTGCGGGTCAACGGGGGCGGCGGCTACTGCAACCACCTCTTCGTCGGCACCACCCGCGACGTCTCCCACGTCGGCCCGGTGGTCTACGGCAGGATGTGGGTCCGGCACACGACCGCCCTGCCCGCCACGCACGTCAGCATGATCACCATGGCCGACGCCGGCGACGGCAACCGCGACCTGCGCATCGGCGGCCAGAACGGCGCCCTGCAGTGGAACCGCGAGTCCGACGACGCCACCCTGCCCGAGCAGAGCCCGGCGGGCGTCGCGCTCAGCACCGCGCTTCCCGTCAACCGCTGGGTCTGCCTGCGCTACGAGATCGACACCACCAAGCAGTCGATGCGTACGTACCTGGACAACCAGGAGGTCGCGGGCCTGCGCGTGGACGGCACCCCGACGCAGGACATCGACTCCCAGTGGCTGCGCCGCGCCACCGCGCCGCGCCCGGCCACGCTCCGGCTGGGCTGGGAGAGCTACGGCAGCGACCAGGACACCCTCTGGTACGACGACGTGGCGCTCGGCTCGGCGCCGCTGTCCTGCTGA
- a CDS encoding NUDIX hydrolase yields the protein MTEPEVRQAVAELLRRLPGENEGPVLEASLCEGMGLDREQAEFVGQMLITLLNAFGVLAVEDHRVKAAHISSSLFLSSLAEHVETGTAVLGNWERARIGDPPYLNHKILTGPQFLYLVERQRAHMNPGARPLRQVRVAQVLVTARLRGQGVSCLVMYDSAANQYQLPGGRMRSADPTIRDVAIRELEEELPRFVFDADKDQLMDMGTAEITQLSRTLGVLTRYEITFFHFRSSRPHLLVGPDARWVGSETLLKEGARVNQASLNMSGLRELCRTMPQAFQVLPLSLQAVQRRTLRDIVRDRPWEFYGILIGVLGIIISVILFFLE from the coding sequence ATGACGGAGCCAGAGGTGCGGCAAGCCGTAGCGGAACTGCTTCGGAGACTACCGGGCGAGAACGAGGGACCAGTGCTGGAAGCGTCCCTGTGCGAGGGCATGGGGCTGGACCGGGAACAGGCAGAGTTCGTCGGCCAGATGCTGATCACGCTGCTGAACGCTTTTGGCGTGCTGGCGGTCGAAGACCATCGGGTCAAGGCCGCGCATATCTCGTCCTCACTGTTCCTCAGCAGTCTGGCCGAGCACGTCGAGACCGGTACAGCCGTCCTGGGCAACTGGGAACGAGCGAGAATAGGCGATCCGCCGTACCTGAACCACAAGATCCTCACGGGGCCGCAATTCCTCTACCTGGTGGAGCGCCAGCGTGCGCACATGAACCCAGGGGCTCGGCCGCTGCGCCAGGTACGCGTCGCCCAGGTCCTTGTTACGGCGCGGCTGCGTGGGCAGGGCGTCAGCTGTCTGGTCATGTATGACAGCGCCGCCAATCAGTACCAACTCCCGGGCGGGCGGATGCGTTCCGCCGACCCGACGATACGTGATGTCGCGATCCGGGAACTGGAGGAAGAACTCCCGCGCTTCGTCTTTGACGCCGACAAGGATCAGCTGATGGACATGGGGACAGCCGAGATCACGCAACTTTCGCGTACGCTGGGCGTCCTCACCAGGTACGAAATCACATTCTTTCACTTCCGGTCGTCACGCCCGCACCTGCTCGTCGGCCCGGACGCCCGCTGGGTCGGATCAGAGACACTCCTCAAAGAGGGGGCCCGCGTCAACCAGGCGTCGCTGAACATGAGCGGGCTGCGAGAACTGTGCAGAACTATGCCACAGGCGTTCCAAGTGCTGCCGTTGAGCCTGCAAGCCGTTCAGCGGCGCACCCTGCGCGATATCGTCAGGGACAGGCCTTGGGAGTTCTACGGCATTCTCATCGGGGTGCTCGGGATCATCATCTCCGTCATCTTGTTTTTCCTGGAATAG
- a CDS encoding tetratricopeptide repeat protein, translating to MDFPWTLGADEEGLQLLDSLMTAPKGLAGRHLAQIEERAATGDRDARNLHAVALAATGRLGQAVDRLRAVVADHPELIPAWVNLCRCHLELRQPYMALTVLEEALEHAQEPHEHEFVQHRLWELREWAETRREQARLVTLRAAMLRERVERGLAGPGDRRRLGAALLELVSADHEGSATAREAADVLRQACDVDGDDAATLELLVRAVWQDRDHEALREALHRLERVAPHSRLLEAMRPPDEESAAEQYELWKQHVTRLTEDAMGQGPQADAARDDLRTFARAFPKILSYRNALLAVAIAREDWAEGVALADALVADSDTHDTHFNVAQVYWHNGEYGRANDHLVRAIELAENDEEAQDAMRMILFLHEQFGPERKGRRRWVRARSGSSDGSLRRRRWRRRSGS from the coding sequence ATGGATTTCCCGTGGACATTGGGTGCGGACGAAGAGGGTCTCCAGCTGCTCGACAGCCTGATGACCGCGCCCAAGGGCCTCGCCGGCCGGCACCTGGCGCAGATCGAGGAGCGGGCCGCGACGGGCGACCGGGACGCGCGCAATCTCCACGCTGTGGCACTGGCGGCCACGGGCCGGCTCGGGCAGGCGGTCGATCGCCTGCGTGCCGTCGTCGCCGACCATCCTGAGCTGATCCCGGCCTGGGTGAACCTCTGCCGGTGCCATCTCGAACTCCGCCAGCCGTACATGGCCCTCACCGTGCTGGAAGAGGCGCTGGAGCACGCGCAGGAGCCGCACGAGCACGAGTTCGTGCAGCACCGGCTCTGGGAGCTCAGAGAGTGGGCGGAGACGCGGCGGGAGCAGGCCCGGCTGGTGACGCTGCGGGCGGCGATGTTACGCGAGCGCGTCGAGCGCGGCCTGGCCGGTCCGGGCGATCGGCGCCGGCTGGGCGCCGCGCTCCTGGAACTGGTCTCGGCCGATCACGAGGGGTCGGCGACCGCACGTGAGGCGGCCGACGTGCTCCGCCAGGCGTGCGACGTGGACGGCGACGACGCCGCCACGCTGGAGCTGCTGGTGAGAGCGGTCTGGCAGGACCGCGATCACGAGGCGCTGCGCGAGGCGCTGCACCGGCTCGAGCGGGTCGCGCCGCACTCCCGGCTGCTGGAGGCGATGCGGCCGCCGGACGAGGAGAGCGCGGCCGAGCAGTACGAGTTGTGGAAGCAGCACGTCACCAGGCTGACCGAGGACGCCATGGGCCAGGGGCCGCAGGCCGACGCCGCCCGTGACGACCTGCGCACCTTCGCCCGCGCCTTCCCCAAGATCCTCTCGTACCGCAACGCGCTGCTGGCCGTGGCGATCGCGCGGGAGGACTGGGCGGAGGGCGTGGCGCTGGCCGACGCCCTGGTGGCCGACTCCGACACCCATGACACCCACTTCAACGTGGCTCAGGTCTACTGGCACAACGGCGAGTACGGCAGGGCCAACGACCACCTGGTGCGGGCGATCGAGCTGGCGGAGAACGACGAAGAGGCCCAGGACGCCATGCGCATGATTCTTTTCCTGCACGAACAGTTCGGTCCGGAGCGGAAGGGGCGGCGCCGGTGGGTGCGAGCGAGGAGCGGGTCCTCGGATGGCTCTTTGAGACGGAGACGGTGGAGGAGGCGGAGCGGCTCCTGA
- a CDS encoding LacI family DNA-binding transcriptional regulator, with amino-acid sequence MTYAVRMRVTMREVADRAGVSIKTVSRVVNGEPHIRPEKVRRVHAAIDELGWVPNRAARALRTGQVGVVGIAVTELRRPYLAGLVEALVTEADRWGMLAAVEPTHGDPARLAAVLAARGRTFDGVVLIGPAAPVADGLGERPVVVVRGDTAWVDRAETDRTETDRTETDRTETDRAGVDRVEEDVAEAAALLARHLAVMGRSRPALLGARQDELRARLGGSGPVPVPCAELGEVADRRAGARAAVQVLERHPDVDVLLCVNDEVALGALAALVKHGVDVPGRVAVAGYGNLEDGRFSTPSLTTIDPGPARLARSALELLADRLAGTAPRQPRAVVSPVELIRRESTLGRDPR; translated from the coding sequence GTGACCTACGCTGTTCGCATGCGCGTGACGATGCGGGAGGTGGCCGATCGGGCGGGCGTCTCGATCAAGACCGTGTCACGTGTGGTGAACGGCGAGCCGCACATCCGTCCGGAGAAGGTACGGCGGGTGCACGCGGCGATCGACGAGCTCGGCTGGGTCCCCAACCGGGCCGCCAGGGCGCTCAGGACCGGGCAGGTCGGGGTGGTCGGCATCGCCGTCACCGAGCTGCGCCGCCCCTATCTCGCGGGTCTCGTCGAAGCCCTGGTCACCGAGGCCGATCGCTGGGGGATGCTCGCCGCGGTCGAGCCGACCCACGGCGATCCGGCCCGGCTGGCGGCGGTGCTCGCCGCCCGGGGGAGGACGTTCGACGGCGTGGTGCTGATCGGCCCGGCGGCGCCGGTCGCCGACGGGCTGGGCGAGCGCCCGGTGGTCGTCGTGCGAGGGGACACGGCCTGGGTGGACCGGGCAGAAACGGACCGGACAGAAACGGACCGGACAGAAACGGACCGGACAGAAACGGACCGGGCCGGGGTGGACCGCGTCGAGGAGGACGTCGCGGAGGCGGCGGCCCTGTTGGCCCGTCACCTCGCCGTCATGGGCAGGTCCCGCCCGGCGCTGCTCGGCGCGCGTCAGGACGAGCTGCGCGCCCGTCTCGGCGGATCCGGCCCGGTGCCCGTGCCGTGCGCGGAGCTCGGCGAGGTGGCCGACCGGCGCGCGGGCGCGCGGGCCGCCGTACAGGTGCTGGAGCGGCACCCGGACGTCGACGTGCTGCTGTGCGTCAACGACGAGGTGGCGCTCGGGGCTCTCGCGGCGCTCGTCAAGCACGGGGTGGACGTCCCGGGACGCGTGGCGGTCGCCGGCTACGGCAACCTGGAGGACGGGCGGTTCTCGACGCCGTCGCTCACCACGATCGACCCGGGGCCGGCCCGGCTGGCGCGCAGCGCGCTGGAGCTGCTCGCCGATCGCCTCGCCGGCACGGCGCCGCGGCAGCCGCGCGCGGTCGTCTCGCCCGTCGAGCTGATCCGGCGTGAGTCCACGCTCGGCCGGGATCCGCGATGA